A stretch of the uncultured Trichococcus sp. genome encodes the following:
- a CDS encoding endonuclease MutS2 produces MNNKISKTLEFEKIKQQLQNFAATDQGIDKIQALRPETDPEKVVALQNETEDGRKVLRLKGGIPMPRLKSIRSHLKRLEIGGTLNGKEIAEIGRVLSTTREIIQFFQWFEDNEIPFHVLDELVDRLVVLPEITRRIQATVYEDGTIQNDASPALKGIRTGIKQGEQNIRAKLDDIIRGSKATYLSDAIITIRNDRFVVPVKVEYRNQFGGIVHDQSSTGQTLYIEPQAILDLNNHLRQLAAQEKAEIERILYELSMEIEPFTQELYRNSEVLATLDFINAKARYADSLKATRPLISKENHIAIWKARHPLIDQNDVVANDLILGEAYQAIVITGPNTGGKTIMLKTLGIIQLMGQSGLQIPADEDSQIGIFTEIFADIGDEQSIEQSLSTFSSHMTNIVSILNQIDDKSLVLLDELGSGTDPQEGASLAISILDYIGGIGSYVMATTHYPELKAYGYNRSGTINASMEFNGETLAPTYRLQIGVPGRSNAFDISKRLGLNPNIIDQARSFIDVDSQNLNEMIADLEQKRRVTEKESAQLQAQLEESDKLLADLKRANEKLETNKEKIIEDAKKEANKLVDTAKEEAEFLLQEIREMQMNMGKSGSVKEHELIDLRRQFNDLRQEESLAKNKVLRKEKEKKMFKAGDEVISETYGQRGTLVEKKGNGEWVVQMGIMKMKLPESELRLIKEEPQQQRRQRQIATVKSASSSHVATQLDLRGQRYEEALAEVDQYLDAALLAGYPQVTIVHGKGTGALRKGVGDLLKRHPQVLSYEYAPVNAGGNGATIVTFRG; encoded by the coding sequence ATGAATAATAAAATAAGCAAAACCTTAGAGTTCGAAAAAATAAAACAACAACTCCAGAATTTTGCGGCAACCGATCAAGGGATAGATAAAATCCAGGCATTGCGGCCCGAAACCGATCCCGAAAAAGTCGTTGCTTTGCAGAATGAAACGGAAGACGGCAGAAAGGTGCTGCGCCTGAAAGGTGGAATACCGATGCCAAGGCTGAAGTCCATCCGTAGCCATCTGAAGCGTCTGGAGATAGGCGGTACCCTGAACGGCAAGGAAATCGCCGAAATCGGCCGGGTATTGTCGACGACGAGAGAAATCATCCAGTTTTTCCAATGGTTCGAAGACAATGAGATTCCCTTTCATGTCCTGGATGAATTGGTGGACAGGCTGGTCGTATTGCCTGAAATCACAAGAAGGATCCAAGCGACCGTTTATGAAGATGGTACGATCCAAAATGATGCTTCGCCTGCGTTGAAAGGGATCCGTACGGGCATCAAGCAGGGCGAACAGAATATCCGGGCCAAATTGGATGATATCATCAGAGGAAGCAAGGCAACTTACCTCAGCGATGCCATCATAACGATCCGGAATGACCGATTTGTGGTACCGGTCAAGGTCGAATACCGCAATCAATTCGGCGGCATTGTCCATGACCAAAGCTCAACAGGCCAGACGCTTTACATCGAGCCGCAAGCCATCCTGGACCTGAACAATCATCTGCGACAGCTGGCTGCACAAGAAAAAGCGGAAATCGAACGGATTTTGTATGAATTGTCGATGGAAATCGAACCGTTCACGCAGGAATTGTACCGGAACAGTGAAGTGTTGGCGACTCTGGATTTCATCAACGCCAAAGCGCGTTATGCAGATTCGCTGAAAGCGACACGCCCGCTCATCAGCAAAGAGAACCATATCGCCATCTGGAAAGCCAGACACCCGCTCATCGATCAGAATGACGTAGTCGCGAACGATCTGATCCTCGGTGAGGCTTACCAGGCCATCGTCATCACCGGTCCGAATACGGGCGGAAAGACGATCATGCTGAAAACACTCGGGATTATCCAACTGATGGGCCAATCGGGGCTACAGATTCCGGCGGATGAGGATAGCCAAATCGGCATTTTCACGGAAATATTTGCGGATATCGGTGACGAGCAGTCGATCGAACAGAGTTTGAGTACGTTTTCTTCGCATATGACCAACATCGTCTCAATCCTGAACCAGATCGACGACAAAAGTCTCGTGCTCCTGGATGAATTGGGTTCCGGTACAGACCCTCAAGAAGGAGCATCGTTGGCCATATCGATTTTGGACTATATCGGCGGCATCGGCAGCTATGTCATGGCCACTACCCATTATCCCGAACTGAAAGCCTACGGATACAATCGCTCCGGAACGATCAATGCCAGCATGGAATTCAACGGAGAGACTTTGGCTCCGACTTACCGGCTGCAAATAGGCGTTCCCGGGCGAAGCAATGCCTTCGATATCTCGAAACGGCTCGGACTGAACCCGAACATCATCGATCAGGCCCGTAGCTTCATTGATGTGGACAGCCAAAACCTGAACGAGATGATTGCGGATCTGGAACAGAAAAGACGCGTCACCGAAAAAGAATCCGCGCAGCTGCAAGCGCAGTTGGAAGAATCCGATAAATTGTTGGCTGATCTGAAGCGCGCCAACGAGAAGCTGGAAACCAACAAGGAAAAAATCATCGAAGATGCCAAAAAAGAGGCCAATAAATTGGTCGATACCGCGAAAGAAGAAGCGGAATTCCTGTTGCAGGAAATCCGTGAAATGCAGATGAACATGGGTAAATCCGGCAGTGTCAAAGAGCATGAACTGATCGATCTGCGCAGACAATTCAATGACTTGCGCCAAGAGGAGTCTTTGGCCAAAAACAAAGTACTTCGCAAAGAAAAAGAGAAGAAGATGTTCAAAGCCGGTGACGAAGTCATTTCGGAAACATATGGCCAGCGAGGGACGCTCGTTGAGAAAAAAGGCAACGGAGAATGGGTCGTGCAGATGGGGATCATGAAGATGAAGCTGCCGGAATCGGAACTCAGGCTGATCAAAGAAGAGCCGCAACAACAAAGAAGGCAGAGGCAGATCGCCACTGTAAAATCTGCTTCGTCCAGTCACGTGGCGACGCAGCTTGATCTTAGAGGCCAGCGCTATGAAGAAGCCTTGGCTGAAGTCGATCAGTATCTGGATGCTGCTTTGTTGGCAGGCTATCCGCAAGTAACGATTGTTCACGGAAAAGGAACCGGCGCCCTCCGTAAAGGGGTAGGCGATTTGTTGAAGCGTCACCCGCAAGTGTTGTCCTACGAGTATGCACCGGTGAACGCCGGCGGAAACGGCGCAACGATCGTGACATTCCGCGGCTGA
- a CDS encoding metallophosphoesterase, whose protein sequence is MIKILAVSDSHGKKDILNELALRYTNQVDYFVHCGDSELSSSDLIWGIMSTVMGNCDYDFQMNDEYRFQAGDRDVLVVHGHRHSVRDSVAGLKNEAQQANASLVFYGHTHIAKAEQEDGILFINPGSISQPRGTLMEKTYCIVTLDEQTATVTYYNDRHQEMADMKKRFQML, encoded by the coding sequence ATGATCAAAATACTTGCAGTCAGCGATAGCCATGGCAAAAAAGATATTCTGAACGAATTGGCTTTGCGCTACACGAATCAGGTCGATTACTTTGTCCACTGTGGCGATTCGGAATTGAGCAGTTCCGATCTGATTTGGGGGATCATGTCCACAGTGATGGGGAATTGCGATTATGATTTTCAAATGAACGACGAATACCGATTCCAGGCTGGCGACCGGGATGTACTTGTTGTCCACGGGCATCGTCATTCTGTGCGGGACTCCGTTGCCGGTCTAAAAAACGAAGCCCAACAAGCGAATGCCTCGTTGGTGTTTTATGGACATACCCATATTGCCAAAGCGGAGCAGGAGGATGGCATTTTATTCATCAATCCGGGCAGCATCAGTCAACCGCGCGGAACGCTGATGGAAAAGACCTATTGCATCGTCACATTGGACGAGCAAACCGCCACAGTTACCTATTACAATGACCGCCATCAGGAGATGGCCGACATGAAAAAACGATTTCAAATGCTTTGA
- the trxA gene encoding thioredoxin translates to MVKILTDANFETETKNGVVLVDFWATWCGPCRMQSPIIDELDEEIGDKVTFAKMDVDSNPQTPSQFGIMGIPTLLIKKDGQVVEKLVGYHAKEMLEEKLEKYI, encoded by the coding sequence ATGGTAAAAATATTAACAGATGCAAATTTCGAGACAGAAACAAAAAACGGGGTCGTATTGGTAGACTTTTGGGCAACTTGGTGCGGACCTTGCCGCATGCAATCACCGATCATCGATGAATTGGATGAAGAAATCGGCGACAAAGTAACATTCGCTAAAATGGATGTGGATTCTAATCCGCAAACGCCTAGCCAATTCGGCATCATGGGCATTCCAACGCTGTTGATCAAAAAAGATGGCCAAGTCGTAGAGAAATTAGTCGGCTACCACGCAAAAGAGATGCTTGAAGAAAAGCTTGAAAAATATATTTAA
- the rnhC gene encoding ribonuclease HIII has protein sequence MSNAVLKVTTGQLKKMAVFYQDYAVKPVPHSLFTAKKNQTTITGYNSGKVLFQGQNAENEVAQWRSSSEQVGATKAATAKNKLKKEATSKTGLPAGFSTWSVIGSDEVGNGSYFGPLTVCAVYASAEQLPLLKKLGVQDSKALTDARIITIAKQLLQHVPHSVINLMPEKYNEVQPTMSQGKMKALLHNQVLDQLLKKIAPEKPKAILVDQFELPSTYFKHISDQKVQVKENIHFQTKGESHHLAVAAASIISRYYFLKTLADMTAASGYPIPSGAGANVDLIAAEMYREGGLELLGKYTKLHFANTQKAIRLANT, from the coding sequence ATGTCGAATGCCGTATTGAAAGTAACAACGGGCCAACTGAAAAAGATGGCCGTCTTTTATCAGGATTATGCTGTGAAACCAGTGCCGCACAGCCTTTTCACAGCCAAAAAGAACCAGACCACCATCACCGGTTACAATTCCGGTAAAGTGCTGTTCCAAGGCCAAAACGCCGAAAACGAAGTAGCGCAATGGCGATCGTCCAGCGAACAGGTCGGAGCCACGAAAGCCGCTACTGCAAAAAACAAGCTGAAAAAAGAGGCTACCAGCAAAACCGGCCTCCCTGCAGGCTTTTCCACCTGGTCCGTCATCGGCAGCGATGAAGTCGGCAACGGCAGTTATTTCGGGCCCTTGACGGTCTGTGCTGTCTACGCTTCCGCCGAACAATTGCCTTTGCTGAAAAAGTTGGGCGTCCAGGACTCCAAAGCGCTGACGGATGCCCGCATCATCACCATCGCGAAGCAGTTATTGCAGCATGTTCCGCACAGCGTCATCAACTTGATGCCAGAGAAATACAATGAGGTCCAACCAACGATGTCCCAAGGGAAAATGAAGGCGTTGCTGCACAACCAAGTGCTTGATCAGCTGTTGAAGAAAATCGCTCCGGAAAAGCCAAAAGCGATCCTGGTCGATCAGTTTGAATTGCCTTCCACGTATTTCAAACATATCTCCGATCAAAAAGTGCAAGTGAAGGAAAACATTCATTTCCAGACCAAAGGCGAATCCCATCATCTGGCGGTTGCGGCGGCTTCCATCATCTCCCGCTACTACTTCCTGAAGACCCTGGCAGACATGACCGCAGCCTCCGGTTATCCGATCCCTTCAGGCGCCGGCGCCAACGTCGACTTGATCGCTGCGGAAATGTACCGTGAAGGCGGCTTGGAACTGCTGGGCAAATACACGAAACTACACTTCGCAAACACCCAAAAAGCCATCCGATTAGCGAATACATAG
- a CDS encoding CvpA family protein, which yields MLTLIIVLSLLWGIYTGVRRGLILQVVYTVGYFISFLVAGEYYTVVAEKIDLLVPYPSVEFGKELIFYTEEVSFVLDQAFYNGLAFILLLFVGWLVTRFVGSMLNSLAFFPIIKQLNQLGGGVLGFLMHYIGMFLLLTLASMIPLDFIQQLYVDSDLAAWMVSETPYFSRLIYEWWVGIVQ from the coding sequence ATGCTTACGTTGATCATAGTGCTCTCATTGCTGTGGGGCATCTACACTGGCGTCAGAAGAGGACTTATTCTGCAGGTTGTCTACACCGTGGGATATTTCATTTCTTTCTTGGTCGCCGGAGAATACTACACCGTTGTCGCGGAAAAAATCGACCTATTGGTGCCATACCCATCGGTCGAGTTCGGCAAAGAATTGATTTTTTACACAGAAGAAGTGTCTTTCGTTCTGGATCAAGCGTTTTATAACGGATTGGCATTCATATTATTGTTGTTCGTGGGCTGGCTTGTCACGCGATTTGTCGGCAGCATGTTGAACTCACTGGCGTTCTTCCCGATCATCAAACAGCTGAATCAGCTGGGCGGCGGCGTGCTCGGATTCCTGATGCACTACATCGGAATGTTTCTTTTACTGACGCTCGCATCCATGATCCCGCTGGATTTCATACAACAGCTCTATGTCGATAGCGACCTCGCGGCTTGGATGGTGTCCGAAACGCCATACTTTTCACGATTGATCTACGAATGGTGGGTCGGTATCGTTCAGTAA
- a CDS encoding YslB family protein — MNPENENANIIDNEHFSYLLIRDYLLGNILGEHTDEILYWAGKDLARQFPLKSQEDLYEAMIYCGFGQLELLKKEKNSQQYRLESDLITVRAQNEQASFQLEAGFLAQQIQMTTGLPCEAKAEIIVGKDKKKEVIITLFIE; from the coding sequence TTGAATCCTGAAAACGAAAATGCCAATATTATCGATAACGAGCACTTCTCCTACTTATTGATAAGGGATTACCTTCTTGGGAACATCCTGGGCGAACATACTGATGAAATATTGTATTGGGCCGGCAAAGATTTGGCTCGGCAATTCCCATTAAAAAGTCAGGAAGACCTATATGAAGCGATGATCTATTGCGGTTTCGGCCAGCTCGAACTGCTGAAAAAGGAAAAAAATTCGCAACAATACCGCCTGGAAAGCGATCTGATCACCGTCCGAGCCCAAAACGAGCAGGCATCCTTCCAGCTGGAGGCCGGATTTTTGGCGCAACAGATCCAGATGACGACCGGACTCCCCTGTGAGGCAAAGGCAGAAATCATAGTCGGTAAAGACAAGAAAAAAGAAGTCATCATCACCCTGTTCATCGAATAA
- a CDS encoding DUF948 domain-containing protein, which translates to MGYGEIAALIAALAFAVLVVFIIMALRKVTDILGEVEKVTQEANKSLAVITKDVDHLSIEVEGLLNKANTLVDDLNGKISKTDPLFTAIGDLGVTVSDVNQSTRNLAVSLKGGGKGAKSSSGSSTVGKLGRTAMAIARQRQAKKETKDSKFKTY; encoded by the coding sequence ATGGGATATGGTGAAATTGCAGCTTTGATAGCTGCGCTAGCTTTTGCGGTATTGGTGGTTTTCATCATCATGGCATTAAGGAAGGTCACAGACATCTTAGGCGAAGTTGAAAAAGTTACCCAGGAAGCGAATAAAAGCCTGGCCGTCATCACCAAAGATGTCGATCACTTGTCGATAGAAGTGGAGGGCTTACTGAATAAAGCCAACACGTTGGTGGACGATCTGAACGGCAAAATCAGCAAGACAGATCCCTTATTCACCGCAATCGGCGATTTGGGTGTGACTGTATCTGATGTGAACCAATCGACCAGGAATTTGGCAGTATCACTTAAAGGCGGAGGAAAAGGCGCGAAAAGTTCCTCGGGATCTTCCACTGTCGGAAAACTTGGAAGGACGGCAATGGCAATTGCCCGTCAACGGCAAGCTAAGAAAGAAACGAAGGACTCCAAGTTCAAAACTTACTGA
- the zapA gene encoding cell division protein ZapA, with protein sequence MTENKRRFKTIIAGKTYTIVGNKAPEHLTAVSELVNAQLEQIKEAAPALGREERGILVAVNAISDQITKQLELEDLQVKVAKLEKALQESQSITQSASVEETEQVEPEKTLAEKSETEAVEPPEKEHDTEKMTGNAAAKKAVPDLSGKKRDKVRQAATSTPATISELQQAAREANELPARKSNSKLTKTTTASEAALKRAQHRNQVRSALGVNRNAENDSPPYTKNHEQDGKK encoded by the coding sequence ATGACGGAAAACAAAAGAAGATTCAAAACAATCATAGCAGGGAAGACCTATACGATTGTGGGAAATAAAGCACCTGAGCATTTGACTGCGGTATCGGAATTGGTCAATGCGCAGTTGGAGCAGATCAAAGAAGCCGCTCCGGCGCTTGGTCGGGAGGAGCGCGGCATTCTCGTGGCAGTTAATGCGATTTCCGATCAGATAACGAAACAACTTGAGTTGGAAGATTTGCAGGTGAAAGTTGCGAAGCTGGAGAAGGCTTTGCAGGAAAGCCAAAGTATTACACAATCTGCTTCCGTTGAGGAAACAGAGCAGGTTGAGCCGGAGAAGACGTTAGCTGAGAAATCCGAAACCGAAGCGGTTGAACCGCCTGAAAAGGAACACGATACAGAAAAGATGACCGGTAATGCGGCCGCTAAGAAGGCCGTGCCTGACCTTTCCGGGAAAAAGCGCGACAAAGTCAGGCAAGCAGCGACTTCAACGCCTGCAACAATCAGCGAACTGCAGCAGGCTGCCCGAGAAGCCAATGAGCTGCCTGCCAGGAAATCGAATTCGAAATTGACGAAGACAACAACTGCTTCCGAGGCGGCGCTGAAGCGGGCTCAGCACAGAAATCAAGTGCGTTCGGCTTTGGGAGTCAACAGGAACGCAGAGAATGACAGCCCCCCTTACACCAAAAATCACGAACAAGATGGGAAAAAATAG
- the cbpB gene encoding cyclic-di-AMP-binding protein CbpB, which yields MISSEVAGLLLDNDACGDLMILSENVANVHCSNNLNHAFLVLSQVKYSVIPVLDSKSRIKGLISIPMIIKAITETDAIRYDKLETITVEEVMDSDVQTIRPWTDLEDILNYLIDHNFLCVTEDDGKFIGIITRKEILTRVNHLVHGIHRIYKLEEIKEKEEVASKR from the coding sequence ATGATTAGTAGCGAAGTAGCCGGATTATTGCTGGACAATGACGCGTGTGGGGATCTGATGATCCTTAGCGAAAATGTTGCCAATGTGCATTGTTCGAATAACCTGAACCATGCGTTTCTGGTGCTGTCCCAAGTGAAGTATTCCGTCATCCCTGTGTTGGATTCCAAGTCCCGCATCAAAGGACTGATCTCCATACCGATGATCATCAAGGCCATCACGGAAACCGATGCGATCCGATATGATAAGCTGGAGACGATAACAGTTGAAGAGGTGATGGATAGCGATGTCCAAACGATCCGACCATGGACAGATCTTGAGGACATCCTGAATTACCTGATCGATCACAATTTCCTGTGCGTGACGGAGGATGACGGTAAGTTTATCGGCATCATCACGCGCAAAGAGATTCTGACGAGAGTGAATCACTTGGTGCACGGTATCCACCGCATCTATAAATTAGAGGAAATAAAGGAGAAAGAAGAAGTGGCATCCAAAAGATAG
- a CDS encoding mechanosensitive ion channel family protein, which yields MNDASTQDSALAQDLIEEVVTNSNIFIKWWNSIAWEEILGLFISKGITLLFLLLIFFILKRLSNYVLHRTFEKQILTKHITQNRATTIYKIAENGLRYLLFFFLIYGVLSILGVPIATLVAGAGLAGLAIGLGAQQFINDIVNGFFIILESQFDVGDHVVIGGIDGTVVNVGLRTTQIKSFDGTLHFLPNHTITTISNLSRNDMRAMIDILLYPDTNFETVNQVIQTVNDRLVPEHPEIVKGPNVIGITDKGNGQLAYRVIFYTLNGQQYSIQNLFLGSYRSALMEAGIQIPAMPYTVPKA from the coding sequence ATGAATGATGCAAGCACACAAGACAGTGCTCTTGCGCAAGATTTGATAGAGGAAGTGGTGACAAATTCAAACATTTTCATCAAATGGTGGAACAGCATCGCTTGGGAAGAGATATTGGGCTTGTTTATCTCAAAAGGCATAACCTTGCTTTTTTTGTTGCTCATCTTTTTTATTTTAAAACGTTTATCCAACTATGTGTTGCATCGGACTTTCGAAAAGCAAATATTGACCAAGCATATTACGCAGAACCGCGCTACCACCATCTATAAAATAGCCGAGAATGGTTTGCGATATCTTCTGTTCTTCTTTTTGATCTACGGGGTGCTCTCGATTCTGGGTGTTCCGATTGCGACATTAGTGGCCGGTGCGGGTCTGGCGGGTCTGGCGATCGGTCTTGGCGCACAACAATTCATCAATGATATCGTCAATGGTTTCTTCATCATCCTGGAATCGCAATTTGATGTGGGGGACCATGTTGTCATCGGTGGCATCGACGGCACGGTCGTGAATGTCGGTCTAAGGACGACACAGATCAAGAGTTTTGATGGAACCCTGCATTTCTTGCCGAATCATACCATCACGACAATCAGCAACCTGTCCCGAAATGATATGCGGGCAATGATCGATATCCTCTTGTATCCGGATACCAATTTTGAAACGGTCAATCAGGTCATCCAAACCGTCAATGACCGTCTCGTGCCGGAACATCCGGAAATCGTCAAAGGCCCGAATGTCATCGGCATCACTGATAAAGGGAATGGCCAGCTTGCCTATCGGGTTATCTTTTATACATTGAACGGCCAGCAGTACAGCATCCAAAACCTATTCTTGGGAAGCTACCGTTCCGCACTGATGGAGGCTGGCATCCAAATTCCGGCTATGCCGTACACCGTGCCGAAAGCATAA
- the racE gene encoding glutamate racemase — MSKKAIGFIDSGVGGLTVVKQAMKQLPNESIYYLGDSARCPYGPRPKEEVIQYTWEMTQFLLKKDIKMLVIACNTATAAALDIIRERVDIPVIGVINPGSRAAIKHSKNERIAVIGTKGTINSDVYKKTIKDKDKDISVISMSCPKFVPLVESNQYSGSIAKKVVAETLTPLLKESIDTLILGCTHYPLLTPLIQNVMGPCVTLIDSGAETVSEVSTLLDYFRLAESSHNKEASEYHFYTTGSPKLFSDIAENWLGNNQFSVEKVDLGNLISND; from the coding sequence ATGAGCAAAAAAGCAATCGGTTTTATTGACTCTGGCGTCGGCGGCTTGACCGTTGTGAAACAAGCGATGAAACAGCTGCCCAACGAATCCATTTATTATCTGGGGGATTCCGCCAGATGCCCTTATGGACCAAGACCCAAAGAAGAAGTGATTCAATATACCTGGGAAATGACGCAGTTTCTGCTGAAGAAAGATATCAAAATGCTGGTGATTGCCTGCAATACGGCGACTGCAGCCGCCTTGGACATCATCCGGGAGCGCGTGGACATTCCGGTGATCGGCGTCATCAACCCCGGCAGCCGCGCGGCCATCAAACATTCGAAAAATGAACGCATCGCTGTAATCGGCACAAAAGGTACCATCAACAGTGACGTTTACAAAAAAACGATCAAGGACAAAGACAAAGATATTTCAGTAATCAGCATGAGCTGTCCCAAGTTTGTGCCGCTTGTTGAAAGCAATCAGTACAGCGGATCAATCGCGAAAAAAGTAGTTGCGGAAACGCTGACCCCTTTGTTGAAGGAATCAATCGATACCCTGATTCTGGGATGCACGCATTATCCGCTTTTGACACCGCTCATCCAAAATGTAATGGGGCCTTGTGTGACGCTAATCGATTCCGGAGCCGAAACGGTATCGGAAGTGAGCACCTTATTGGATTATTTCCGTTTGGCGGAAAGTTCGCACAACAAGGAAGCCTCCGAATACCATTTCTATACGACGGGTTCGCCGAAGCTGTTTTCGGATATCGCAGAGAACTGGCTTGGAAACAACCAGTTTTCGGTAGAAAAAGTTGATTTGGGAAATTTGATTAGCAATGATTGA
- a CDS encoding P-II family nitrogen regulator: protein MSYQSIVTVVDKGMVDRVFESARCEESYCGTVVAGRGSGMHENKKLFNLALEPEKEILLVLTQEEHSEKIINQIEDAVNITAPGNGILFGINLKRVHGIRS, encoded by the coding sequence ATGAGTTATCAATCGATTGTAACAGTCGTCGACAAAGGAATGGTCGACCGCGTCTTCGAAAGCGCGCGCTGCGAAGAATCATACTGCGGCACAGTCGTTGCCGGCCGCGGATCCGGGATGCATGAGAACAAAAAGTTGTTCAATCTGGCGTTGGAACCGGAAAAAGAGATCCTGCTGGTGTTGACACAGGAAGAACATTCTGAAAAAATCATCAACCAAATCGAGGATGCTGTGAACATTACCGCACCCGGGAATGGCATCCTTTTTGGGATCAACCTCAAGAGAGTCCACGGAATCAGGTCCTAA
- a CDS encoding YtxH domain-containing protein, whose product MTKNKGGFVLGAIIGGAAAAITALLFAPKPGKELRDDITDEVNNLLDTARDYADIAVEKGNEFMDVAKETSEDIKINLKDTTTSIKTQFTETTKHVGDDLKKAKDDIKEKATDVKEFASVIAEEGKEEAAAVTEEKKAAVEEKVEAIKDSVEDI is encoded by the coding sequence ATGACAAAAAATAAAGGCGGATTTGTATTAGGGGCAATCATCGGCGGGGCAGCTGCAGCCATAACAGCTTTATTGTTTGCGCCAAAGCCGGGTAAAGAATTGCGAGATGACATCACGGATGAAGTAAATAATCTGCTCGATACAGCACGTGATTACGCGGATATCGCTGTAGAGAAGGGCAATGAGTTCATGGATGTTGCAAAAGAAACTTCAGAAGACATCAAAATCAATTTAAAAGATACTACCACATCGATCAAAACACAATTCACTGAAACGACCAAACATGTCGGTGACGACTTAAAGAAAGCGAAAGACGACATCAAAGAGAAAGCTACAGATGTAAAAGAATTTGCTTCTGTCATTGCCGAGGAAGGTAAAGAGGAAGCAGCTGCCGTAACGGAAGAGAAAAAAGCAGCGGTGGAAGAAAAAGTTGAAGCAATCAAAGATAGCGTGGAAGATATCTGA
- a CDS encoding Xaa-Pro peptidase family protein: MPLNTIINLMTRQDVDIVFLNDPKNVFYVSSYRSDPHERILAAVLFKDAKPLLFVPALEENDARKTAPEFEVFSYEDTQDPWAILATRMKKNHSALSNWSIEKDFLTVERMEALRTHFPTATFEHNISETLQEMRLIKTEQEIEFMKQAGYWADEAIKIGAKTLREGITEMEVVAEIEYQLKKRGVTEMSFTTMVLFGENAASPHGVPGETKLRKNQFVLFDLGTMHEGYASDVTRTLFFGEEPSEHQEKIYTLVLAAHDEAMAAVHPGIKAGELDDVARTIISEAGYGRYFNHRLGHGLGQGVHEYPSIMAGSEMRLNEGMCFSIEPGIYIEGDIGVRVEDCGFVTADGFESFTHTPTGIDAYSKLIN, translated from the coding sequence ATGCCTTTAAATACAATTATTAATTTAATGACAAGACAAGATGTAGATATCGTATTTCTCAATGACCCAAAAAATGTTTTTTATGTTTCCTCCTACAGGAGCGATCCGCATGAACGGATTTTGGCGGCTGTACTGTTCAAGGATGCCAAACCTTTGCTGTTTGTCCCTGCCCTGGAAGAAAACGATGCACGGAAAACCGCTCCGGAATTTGAGGTGTTCAGCTACGAGGATACGCAAGATCCTTGGGCAATATTGGCAACAAGAATGAAAAAAAATCATTCAGCGCTTTCGAACTGGTCCATCGAAAAAGATTTTTTGACAGTGGAACGCATGGAAGCCCTGCGGACTCATTTTCCGACAGCAACTTTTGAACACAACATCAGTGAAACACTTCAAGAGATGCGCCTGATCAAAACTGAACAAGAGATCGAGTTCATGAAACAAGCAGGCTATTGGGCTGATGAAGCAATCAAGATAGGCGCTAAAACACTCCGCGAGGGCATCACTGAAATGGAAGTCGTTGCAGAAATAGAATACCAACTGAAAAAAAGAGGCGTAACCGAAATGAGCTTCACTACCATGGTACTATTCGGTGAAAATGCAGCCAGTCCACATGGTGTACCCGGAGAGACGAAACTTAGGAAAAATCAGTTTGTGCTGTTCGATTTAGGAACCATGCACGAGGGATACGCCAGTGATGTGACGCGGACACTCTTCTTTGGTGAAGAGCCATCTGAGCACCAAGAAAAGATCTACACTTTGGTGTTGGCAGCCCATGATGAAGCGATGGCTGCTGTCCATCCCGGAATCAAAGCCGGCGAATTGGATGACGTAGCACGGACAATCATTTCAGAAGCGGGATACGGCCGCTACTTTAACCATCGATTAGGTCACGGTTTGGGTCAAGGTGTGCACGAATACCCATCCATCATGGCAGGCAGTGAAATGCGCCTCAATGAAGGCATGTGCTTCTCAATCGAACCCGGCATCTACATTGAAGGGGACATCGGAGTCAGAGTCGAGGATTGCGGATTTGTGACTGCGGATGGCTTTGAATCCTTTACGCACACACCCACTGGCATAGATGCCTACTCGAAACTTATCAATTAG